One Cucurbita pepo subsp. pepo cultivar mu-cu-16 chromosome LG11, ASM280686v2, whole genome shotgun sequence DNA window includes the following coding sequences:
- the LOC111805755 gene encoding mitochondrial uncoupling protein 5-like, translated as MGLKGFAEGGIASIVAGCSTHPLDLIKVRMQLDGEKPALPNLRPALAFNGSSSVVAPESFHIPPPQPPRAGPISVGVRIVQSEGVAALFSGVSATVLRQTLYSTTRMGLYDVLKTKWSDPNSGNMSLTRKITAGLIAGGIGAAVGNPADVAMVRMQADGRLPLGQRRNYAGVVDAITRMSKQEGISSLWRGSSLTVNRAMIVTAAQLASYDEIKETILKKGVMKDGLGTHVTASFAAGFVAAVASNPVDVIKTRVMNMKVEGGAAPPYKGALDCAMKTVKAEGAMALYKGFIPTISRQGPFTVVLFVTLEQVRKIFNQF; from the coding sequence ATGGGTTTGAAGGGATTCGCCGAAGGAGGAATCGCCTCCATTGTTGCTGGATGCTCCACTCACCCTCTTGATCTCATTAAAGTTCGGATGCAATTGGACGGCGAGAAACCGGCGCTTCCAAATCTCCGCCCCGCCTTAGCTTTCAATGGGTCTTCTTCCGTTGTCGCACCGGAATCTTTCCATATTCCTCCGCCTCAACCACCGCGTGCGGgacccatatcggttggagtaCGGATTGTCCAGTCCGAAGGTGTTGCTGCTCTGTTTTCTGGCGTCTCCGCCACCGTTCTCCGTCAGACTCTTTACTCCACCACTCGGATGGGTCTCTACGACGTTCTTAAAACTAAATGGTCCGACCCGAATTCTGGTAACATGTCTTTGACCCGGAAAATCACGGCGGGGCTTATTGCCGGTGGAATTGGTGCGGCGGTGGGGAACCCGGCGGATGTCGCAATGGTGAGAATGCAGGCCGATGGCAGGCTTCCGTTGGGTCAGCGGCGGAATTACGCCGGCGTGGTGGACGCCATCACAAGAATGTCAAAGCAGGAAGGGATTAGTAGCCTGTGGCGCGGGTCGTCGCTTACGGTGAACCGGGCTATGATCGTGACGGCGGCGCAGTTGGCATCGTACGATGAAATCAAAGAGACGATACTGAAAAAGGGTGTGATGAAGGACGGATTGGGGACCCACGTGACGGCGAGTTTCGCGGCGGGATTCGTGGCGGCGGTGGCGTCGAATCCGGTGGATGTGATAAAGACGAGAGTTATGAATATGAAAGTGGAGGGCGGGGCGGCTCCGCCGTACAAGGGGGCGTTGGACTGTGCGATGAAGACGGTGAAGGCGGAAGGGGCAATGGCGCTTTACAAAGGATTTATTCCGACGATTTCACGGCAGGGACCTTTCACTGTAGTCTTGTTTGTCACACTCGAACAAGTTAGGAAGATTTTCAACCAGTTTTGA